The window CACCGTGGGAAAATAATTAACAGGTTATCAGTGGTGGGGGGTATGGGTTTGCATCAGAGGAGATGAAAAGAGGGTGGGGATCCGTGAGATTGGGTTTAAGGCGACGGGTTGGGGAAGGACCCATCAGGAGGGGGGTAATGATCTGATGAGGTTTCTGGTTCTTTATTCCCAGGATCCCCGAATGGCCTTGATGGGGAGGACGAAGTCCACATCCGCCGCTCCGGATTCCAGGTGGGCAGCACCGGTACCCATGTATGTACCTATCAACTTATCACTACTACTTGTTTTGGCTCCCTCCTCTGCTAATATATatcctttttaagttttaataccCACTACTAACTTGGTCCCATGAATTACAAATGTATTATATGCTTGTAACCAGATCTCATACAGTTTATTCTTCATCTATCTAATCTAGATATCCGATATGCATCTCGAAATTGCAGGTGATTGTGAGGAGGAAGACAAGCTTGTTGCCAATATGCTGTAACCATATTGATTAAGTAGTTTGGAGAAGACATGCATTACAATTTAGGTTAGTCCATTTGGTTTGTTAGACATGAAAGTCAGAAAGACAAATGTCAGCATCTCACAAGAAGGAATCTAGATATATATGTCATGGTTACATACTCTAGGACCCACCCCTAGGATGCTCTGGCCAGTATCTCTCCAGTCCACCCAAAAGGAAACATATCAGGAGCCATGTATATGCACCCATACTCATGAGTCCAAGGCAACTCAGCTCTAACATCCAAAGCATCTAACTCCAATATGCAACCAGGTGTTATCAACCACATTTAGCTCTTTCAGTCTCATCACCTTGTCCTACAATAAGCTTAATAGTTTAAAACATATTCACAACAAACCAACTACACAAATAAAACATAAGATAAATACTTACATCATACTGATCACTAACGTACACCGCTTTTAGCATGTCCACAAATTGTTCCCATTGCAATCCCATGGCCTTGTCTATCTCGTAATAGGTACCACACCGTGGTCAGAGAAGATAAATGTGTGGTCATATGACCTACCATACCGTGCGAGTCTCAACCTCGGCAGAACGTGCTGAACCAACTCCTGAACGCTCCCGTGCTCCTTCAAGTAGTCAATGCTCCCCATAAAGTGCTTGTATCCATTGAATGTCAATCGAAACAGCAAAACCTCAATGTCCTGTACAATAATTTTATTATCAACTATTGTTTTTCTAATAATTCAGGGCAAAAATTTATGCACATATATTTACACCACATTTTGGCCAGctattcttgatttttttttccattaatcCGATGATTAAAGGAAAAACATGTCCAAAGAATTGTCGGCTAAAATGTGGTGAAAAGAAATGTGCATAAATTTTTGccctaaattattaaaaaaacaataactaataataaaattattgtACAGTACATTGAGGTTTTGCTGTTTCGATTGACACAAGCACTTTATGGGGAGCATTGACCACTTGGAAGAGCACAGGAGCGTTCAGGAGTTGGTCTAGCACATTCTGCCGAGGTTGGGACTCGCACGGTATGGTAAGCCAAATGGCCACACATTCATCTTCTTTGACCACGGTGGTACCTATTACGAGATAGACGAGGCCATGGGTTGCAATTGGAGTGGTTTGTGGACATGCTGAGAGCGGTGTACGTTGGTGATCAGTATGATGTAAGTATTTATCGTGTtatatttgtttgatttgtgTAGTTAGTTTGTTGTGAATATATTTTAAACTCTTAAGCTTATTGCAAGAGGAGGTGATGAGACTGGAATAGCTAAATGTGATTGAAATCAGAGAAGATAGCACCTGGTTGCATATTGGATCGGTCTTTATGGCGAGTTCTGTTGCAGAGTTGGAGTGAGGTGTTTCGGATGTTAGAGCTGAGCTGCCTTGGACTTGTGAGTATGGGTGCATATACCCTGCTCGTGATATGTTTCCTTTTGGGTGGGTCCTGGAGTATGTTACCATGGCATATATATCTAGATTCCTTCGCTTGTTCCATCATTGACATATTTTACTAGTGCTGAGTGAGATGCCAAGTGAGGTGCTAATGCTAACTAGATAATCTAGATATCCGATATGCATCTCGAAATTGCAGGTGATTGTGAGGAGGAAGACAAGCTTGTTGCCAATATGCTGTAACTATATTGATTAAGTAGTTCGGAGAAGACATGCATTACAATTTAGGTCAGTCCATTTGGTTTGTTAGACATGAAAGTCAGAAAGACAAATGTTAGCATCTCACAAGAAGGAATCTAGATATATATGCCATGGTTACATACTCTAGGACCCACCCCTAGGATGCTCTGGCCCGTACCTCTCCAGTCCACCCAAAAGGAAACATATCAGGAGCCATGTATATGCACTCATACTCACGAGTCCAAGGCAACTTAGCTCTAACATCCAAAGCATCTAACTCCAATATGAAACCAGGTGTTATCAACCACATTTAGCTCTTTTAGTCTCATCACCTTGTCCTACAATAAGCTTAATACATATTCACAACAAACCAACTACACAAATATAACACAAGATAAATACTTACATTATACTGATCACTAACGTACACCGCTTTTAGCATGTCCACAAATTGTTCCCATTGCAATCCCATGGCCTTGTCTATCTCGTAATAGGTACCACACCGTGGTCAGAGAAGATAAATGTGTGGTCATATGGCCCACCATACCGTGCGAGTCTCAACCTCGGCAGAACGTGCTGAACCAACTCCTGAACGCTCCCGTGCTCCTTCAAGTAGTCAATGCTCCCCATAAAGTGCTTGTATCCATTGAATGTCAATCGAAACAGCAAAACCTCAATGTACTGTACAATAATTTTATTATCAACTATTGTTTTTCTAATAATTCAGGGCAAAAATTTATGCACATTTATTTACACCACATTTTGGCCAGctattcttgattttttttccattaATCCGATGATTAAAGGAAAAACATGTCCAAAGAATTGTCGGCTAAAATGTGGTGAAAAGAAATATGCATAAATGTTTGccctaaattattaaaaaaataataattaataataaaataattgtacAGGACATTGAGGTTTTGCTGTTTCGATTGACATTCGATGGACACAAGCACTTTATGGGGAGCATTGACCACTTGGAAGAGCACAGGAGCGTTCAGGAGTTGGTCTAGCACGTTCTGCCGAGGTTGGGACTCGCACGGTATGGTAAGCCAAATGGCCACACATTCATCTTCTTTGACCACGGTGGTACCTATTACGAGATAGACGAGGCCATGGGGTTGCAATTGGAGTGGTTTGTGGACATGCTGAGAGCGGTGTACGTTGGTGATCAGTATGATGTAAGTATTTATCTTGTGTtatatttgtttgatttgtgTAGTTGGTTTGTTGTGAATATATTTTAAACTCTTAAGCTTATTGCAAGAGGAGGTGATGAGATTGGAAGAGCTAAATGTGATTGAAATCAGAGAAGATAGCACCTCGTTGCATATTGGATTGGCCTTTATGGCAAGTTCTGTTGCAGAGTTGGAGTGAGGTGTTTCGGATGTTAGAGCTGAGCTGCCTTGGACTCGTGAGTATAGGTGCATATACCCTGCTCGTGATATGTTTCCTTTTGGGTGGGTCCTGGAGTATGTTACCATGGCATATATATCTAGATTCCTTCGCTTGTTCCATCATTGACATATTTTGCTAGTGCTGAGTGAGATGCCAAGTGAGGTGCTGAGTAGTGAGTGCTGATGCcaacttttgtttttctaaCTTTCCTCCAAGTCCAATTCTAGGAGTTTAACAAACCAAATGGCCTGACCTAAATTGTAATGCATGTCTTCTCCGAACTACTTAATCAATATAGTTAAAGCATATTGGCAACAAGTTTGTCTTCCTCCACACAATCACCTGCAATTTATAGATGCGTATCAGATATCTAGATTAGATAGATGAAGAAGTAACTGTATGAGATATTAGTGGAGAAAGAAAACTGTATAATTAATCCCCAGAAACAGATAGAAAAACGTACCTTGAGAATATTCATTCTCGAAAGATATTTTATCCCCATGTTCTTGCTCTTCATTTGATCCACAAACATTCTCTTCCCCACCGTAGGTAATGTGCAGAAATCCATCTTCGCCCTTATTTTGCTCAtcaatttcataaaacaaagcACCTGTAACATTGCATAATTGATTACAATCTTAACTTTTGGAACTTTTGGAACAACATATGatgcataaaagaaaaaatgagcTGCCACTCACCAAGGGGAGGTTTAGTGTTCTTGAAAGAGACAAATATTGGCTTTTTTTGGCTTAACCTGATGCTAACCCGAATAAAGAAGATGAATTCTCCAAGAGTCATTTTACCAGGGACATGGTATCTGCAGTCAAAACCAAGATAGGCAATGCTGCTATGTAAAAACCCCTTTCATTTGAGACAAGCTATGAACACAAATGAACTTTCAATTTACCTATGCAGCAATCGATACATTTTCCTTTCAGTATGAAAATTCTATGGACTATATTTATGGTAGGAAGCTATCCCTAATTTGGTAACCAATTCTTGCAAACATTGTTAATCAAGAGTATTCCTAACCGCTCATTAAACTCTTAGCGATCAATTCATAACAGTACTTCGTATCTGTGTGCGTATAGTCTTTGCATGTAGATTTAAAACTCTCACAATAATAACATAACAGGTATTGGGAATAATTTCAACAAAATTCTAGCTTTTCATTTCCTATTTTTTCCCTGACCCATATCATGAAATATGTCAAAAGCATAAAGGGAATGGAAACAGTCCTATACTCTTGCAGCAATACAAGTCAAGATAACTAGAGCACAAGGGAATTCAAAACTCACTTCTTCCTGTCAATTTCAGGAATATCACTCCTAGCGTCCTTCTCGACAGCCACCAACATGCAGGCTCAAATTAGAACAGAGTACATCCATCCACTGAATGCATACAAAGTAAACATATCTGAATGCAGTTAAATTCTTACAGGTATTAAAATTGCGCAGGTCTTCCTCAAATGCCAGGCATCTATCATAAGCATAAAACAGACAAATACCAATCAGATTCCACCGTAGCAAATAAAAATCAAGATAAGTAAAGCACAAGGGAATTGACAACTAACCACATCCCATCCTTAGTATTAAGGTCAGTCCTCACAACCTTGTCCACGAGTACATGTATCCACAGAATACATAGGACATAAACATATATGAGTCGGTGAAGTTCTTACCAGCCCGTTATTCCAAGGGTCTAAAACTGTAATGGGTTTTGTGATCTTACTACACACTTGTCTTTTCCTCTTCCTTGTTGCTGACGAATTTCTGaaaacatatcaaaagcatAAATGAACTGGTTTGTAGCAATACAAAGTTTACAAACCAAGATTTTAAAGCTGAAGAACAAACTTCTTCTCTATGTTGTCGTGAATGTCAACCCTCCTTGGAGATTCCATCACAACTATCTCATCGAGTGAAATGATCACTTGTTTCCGAGGGGCATTGTTCTCTTCTGCTTGCGCCACTTTGAAAGCGTGACAGATTTGAAACAAAACAtattagaaaacaaataaattttttccAAAACAAACCATAATCTATGAAATTTCGACCTAATCTTCACAGACCAAATACTAACATAGGCAAATTGGGAACTGCATAAAGTATATAATTAGCGCAccccaagagagagagagaaggagataaATACAAACCCTGGGGAAAATCGTTACTAGGGGAGCTGTTGGCCATGGAGAAACTCCCAATTTGACTGTTCACTGCCAGttttcaaacaacaaaaatcaaaaccGCATGCCGAATTTTCAAACCAGAAATTAACTGACAGCATCAAACATAAAAATTTAGGGTAAGGATTGATTGACCGAAAGCTGGGAAAACAAGGAGggccaattcaatcaatttaccCAAATTGGAACCCCAATTTAGGTTTTGGCCCTCTTTGATTGCATTCGGAGAGCGAATTATTGAAGAAAGAAGGTCATAATCATCATCCTCACCCCCTTCATTGCCAAAGCCTCATCTTTACATTCCTTCAGATTGAACAGTTCTTTCAATTGTGCCAACAATTTTTTCTGCTGCTCATCGGTTTATTGTAAGATTTAAAAACGATAAAAGAAGAACTAAGTTTGATATACTAATGAGGATGGATATaaggtttatatggacaaaaaaaggtTGAGATTCTGGAGAATGTCGTgtggcactacgtgattggttAGAAATTTTATCGAAattttggctaaattattgtaaagaGATAGTGATATgcgggattggttgaaaatcttatcggaaatctattaacaaaatagtacgttcagataatgacacgtggcatgacaatattggttgaaaatcttatcaaaatcttagctaaattattgtaaacagatagtgacacgtggcgcgtcgaaattggttaaaaatcttatcggaaatctattcacaaaatagtactttcggataatgacacgtggcgtgacaaaattggttaaaaatcatatccgaaattaaaactaattttttttattattttataaaaaaattaataatattttaaatatgcTAGGTGCTATCGCattgtaggggtggagatgcatttgtGCAAGCCTATTTTTTAGACTTTGTGCCAGcatatttttcagaggtggaGATACATTTGACCAATTACTGTTTATTGGGATAAATCATTATTAATTGAGTGAATTAAATAGGCTAGGTACCAGAGTATTTTTTAGGGATGAAGTTGATCTTATAGACCGACCTCTATGGAATTTGTTTACACGTCAATCTCGTCGACGTGCCAAATAGTATCGCAATTTAGATGCCAAAAGATAAGGCAATTAATAATTCtttgggatactttggatgcggtccctaactatcaatattttttgattgaaaccttgttagtttttagtttttgattgaggtccctgacattaatgtaataatgtaagttactatattttttaaattaaaaattaaaaattgaaatttgtaattgtttatattaatgagattttaaataaaacccataatttatgggattaaaaataataaaatataaattatactctctattatattgtgtgtgtgtgtatacatatatgtatgtgtacattaaccaaaattaacaaaaaaaattattgtaccaaaacatggatacattctcaaatcaacaaaaaagaatgtacccatataagtttaaacatggattaaaaaatttgaaaggattttatattaaaaaaaagggtacattttaaatataacaaattgatatatttaagaatgggtacatttaagattaaaaaaattaaaaaattatatgaatgggtacatttaagattaaaaattgagaatctttttatatatataaaaaaaactaataggtacaaacttaatttaatttaatttattattattttggaaatgtttgaattgaaaattaattagaagtttaatagaggtgtgagtattaaaccctaaattaattactaatttttatgttaaaaaattatataataaacatgtaaattcattatcacattaatgctagggacttgaatcaaaatttgagaactaataaggtcttagtcaatgaacagtaagaactagggaccagatactaatttttcctaattCTTTCCTTCGTGGGAGGTCTTCTCTCCTTTTTGTGAGAGTTTCTTTTCACCTGCGTGTGAGGTAGCTTCCCAATTAATCATTCCTTTTTTGTCGCCGACCCTAGCTTAGGCTGGGGTCGGTGGTTATCGTCTACCCgtgctttcttttccttttccggTTGTTAGTTTCTTGCTTTTTTCCGTTATTCATCTCTGATTTGTCCCTCTCCCATCTTCCACCTCCATGGtattcttccttcctcttcgtGCTCTTCCATTTTGGCTCCGGCTTTCCTCGACCCCATATATTTACAAATCTGTTGCCACAACCTGTCAATGCGTTTTGACATGTCTCGTGTATTTTCTTAATAAAGTGatgtaattttcacatcacatatttcttgttGAATTCTTTTAAAGGTTTGGATGCAATGCAATTGCAGTATCgtacaatatttataaaatatatcAATCTCATACATtgatttatcttttattttaattcCAGATATCCGTTATTTAACTTGTTAATTtgaccgttaagtgatgatgtgacaaataaaataaaattataattacaaaaaattaatttaaaaagggaaaaaaaggcCCGCACTTCTTATCCGTGGACCACTGACCATCACAACTTGATGCCAACTTTTGTTGCGTTCCACCTCCGATGCCGATATAGTCCACACGCCAGCAGCTCCCGCAGGGAAAAAAAGGGGCTCATCCCTCTCTGACGAAAATCTTAAAGGATTTTTCTTCACATCTCTCTCGATAACCGCTGATATTTTATCTGGTTTTGAAGAAATAAgctctcattttttttaatgtgattgtgtaaagtTTGAAGCTTTTTCAGTGTGAATCTATAGGAAGGAGAACCTAGCTGAAATGGGATTGTTGGAAATTAGGGTTCCGTTGGAAAAGACACCCACTTCTGCGATCTTCATCGAACGGCAAAATACCTTCCGATTGTAGCACAAGGGAATCGGCAACTAACTGACCTTGTCCCGACCTCGGCGGTATTGAGGAGGTGAGTCCTCAAAATCAATAGAATTTTCCGTTGCAGATTCATTCTACCACCAAAGCACAATTGGTATGGTGTTGGATGTGGATTCTTCTCTTGCTCGCCTCTATTTGTAGGCCCTTTTGAAAACACTTTAGTTCGAATAATCGGATTGAGAAAGTAAAATATGAACCAAAAGCCTCTCGAACACACTTTAGTCCAAAAAATGGGAATGAGAAAACAAAATCTCAACCAAAAAGGGGAGCTAGTTGTTGTTTGCTTGCTGAGGAAGGCAACGCTCGTGGAACAACCCAACAAGATCGATCTTCTTCTCTTTCCATTTCCCAAAACGCGGAGCAGCCTACGTCGTCGTTTCGTGGTTTACAGCGAGTTAAATGACCATAAAGACCTTCCTAATGAGGCGACCGAGTGAGCTGGAATAAGGGTTTAATAGTAATTTcagtaaacaaacttaaaaatgtGTTTGAACCCTCTAATCATCTGTTTGAAGTTTGATTAGCTGCTATCTGTCATATGGGTTTGCGATGTAATCCGCCTTCCCTAATTtgtaggaggaggaggaggaggaggtggaggggGAGGGTTGAGAGGTCTAGGGTTTTTAAAAAGGGGGAGGCGACGCAGAACGAAACAAAGAGGAAGCAGAAAGTCGAGAGGGTctctggaggaggaggagaaggagaaaactGCGACGACCATGGAATTCTCAACCAGATACGATGGAATTGTGAAGGAAGTCTCATCCTACTCGAAGAACGAGGTTTGAATTTCCTAATTTCTAAAGTTGCTTTTCTGTAATCTATTTGTAAAGCTGTTTTTCTTCGTCTTGATTTACGGAATTTAATTGTTTGTTTGTAGATGGAGGCAAGGTACGAAAGAATTGTAAAGGAATTCTCATCCTACATGAAGAAAATCGCCTTTGTTCCTATCTCTGGGTTTGAGATTGATAGGTCCACCAGCATTGACTGCTACATTGGACTTCTTCAGGCTTCCCCTGACTTGATCATCGAGCCCAAGGGTCCCTCAGACAAGCCCCTCCGTCTACCACTTCAGGATGTGTACGAGATTGGTGGCATTGGAACTCTTCCGGTGCCGATGGAGAATGTAGCTTCTGCCAAACACCCTCAGGTGTCTACCCTGAGCGCTTTCCGTAGTGTCGGTGTTGGTGACGGATTGTTTGCAGCTGTCTATGTGGTATACTTGGTAGTTGGTACCCTTATCCTTTTTCCTACATAGTCATTAGCCAAAGAATCTCTTTTTAACATTTCGTTGCTGATTTCAACAGGACAAAACGGTGAAGGTTCCTCTGGTTTTGACATTGGAAACTAGTTTCCTGGCACTGTCATCTCCCCCAGTGAATTGGTCAGTTTACAGCTAAAACCTACTATTTTAACAAAATTGTTGATACAGTTGATACAGTTGG is drawn from Malus domestica chromosome 14, GDT2T_hap1 and contains these coding sequences:
- the LOC114819217 gene encoding autophagy-related protein 8B-like isoform X8, with product MLMIDAWHLRKTCAILIPDARSDIPEIDRKKYHVPGKMTLGEFIFFIRVSIRLSQKKPIFVSFKNTKPPLGALFYEIDEQNKGEDGFLHITYGGEENVCGSNEEQEHGDKISFENEYSQD
- the LOC114819217 gene encoding autophagy-related protein 8B-like isoform X3 → MLVAVEKDARSDIPEIDRKKYHVPGKMTLGEFIFFIRVSIRLSQKKPIFVSFKNTKPPLGALFYEIDEQNKGEDGFLHITYGGEENVCGSNEEQEHGDKISFENEYSQEEGAKTSSSDKLIGTYMGTGAAHLESGAADVDFVLPIKAIRGSWE
- the LOC114819217 gene encoding autophagy-related protein 8B-like isoform X5 yields the protein MLMIDAWHLRKTCAILIPDARSDIPEIDRKKYHVPGKMTLGEFIFFIRVSIRLSQKKPIFVSFKNTKPPLGALFYEIDEQNKGEDGFLHITYGGEENVCGSNEEQEHGDKISFENEYSQGDCVEEDKLVANML
- the LOC114819217 gene encoding autophagy-related protein 8-like isoform X2; translated protein: MGCDAWHLRKTCAILIPDARSDIPEIDRKKYHVPGKMTLGEFIFFIRVSIRLSQKKPIFVSFKNTKPPLGALFYEIDEQNKGEDGFLHITYGGEENVCGSNEEQEHGDKISFENEYSQEEGAKTSSSDKLIGTYMGTGAAHLESGAADVDFVLPIKAIRGSWE
- the LOC114819217 gene encoding autophagy-related protein 8B-like isoform X6 gives rise to the protein MGCDAWHLRKTCAILIPDARSDIPEIDRKKYHVPGKMTLGEFIFFIRVSIRLSQKKPIFVSFKNTKPPLGALFYEIDEQNKGEDGFLHITYGGEENVCGSNEEQEHGDKISFENEYSQGDCVEEDKLVANML
- the LOC114819217 gene encoding autophagy-related protein 8b-like isoform X7; amino-acid sequence: MTLGEFIFFIRVSIRLSQKKPIFVSFKNTKPPLGALFYEIDEQNKGEDGFLHITYGGEENVCGSNEEQEHGDKISFENEYSQEEGAKTSSSDKLIGTYMGTGAAHLESGAADVDFVLPIKAIRGSWE
- the LOC114819217 gene encoding autophagy-related protein 8B-like isoform X4; amino-acid sequence: MLMIDAWHLRKTCAILIPDARSDIPEIDRKKYHVPGKMTLGEFIFFIRVSIRLSQKKPIFVSFKNTKPPLGALFYEIDEQNKGEDGFLHITYGGEENVCGSNEEQEHGDKISFENEYSQDYLVSISTSLGISLSTSKICQ
- the LOC114819217 gene encoding autophagy-related protein 8-like isoform X1, producing MLMIDAWHLRKTCAILIPDARSDIPEIDRKKYHVPGKMTLGEFIFFIRVSIRLSQKKPIFVSFKNTKPPLGALFYEIDEQNKGEDGFLHITYGGEENVCGSNEEQEHGDKISFENEYSQEEGAKTSSSDKLIGTYMGTGAAHLESGAADVDFVLPIKAIRGSWE